The Mytilus trossulus isolate FHL-02 chromosome 3, PNRI_Mtr1.1.1.hap1, whole genome shotgun sequence genome contains a region encoding:
- the LOC134712080 gene encoding galectin-4-like isoform X1, whose protein sequence is MAYAGSVVNPPLPYLGGIPGGMTDGRQIIIQGTVPFHENAFTVNLMSGSSLNPQSDTALHFNIRFNENCAVRNSLQNGSWGSEERTGGMPFQKNYPFEIIILCQHHHYKVAVNGKHFCEFRHRIAKHQVNTLAVISPAGQVNSIRFDGPGASGGPHGKIKLGPFSFEFGNHGPQHHNPPPMAQPAGGFPQGGGFPAGGFQPPPPQPSGYPGAPMMNPPVPLVTPIQGGLFPGKMINISGVPNPTATRFTVNLQCGAYEGSDIALHFDVRFQAGADYNVVVRNSCQNGSWGAEEKQLPYFPFMPNASFDMIVLVEQNQFKVAVNNQHLFAFSHRIPFQRVDSLVIKGDVRLSQVRFQ, encoded by the exons ATGGCTTACGCAGGATCAGTTGTCAACCCA CCTCTTCCATACCTCGGGGGAATACCCGGTGGAATGACAGATGGCCGACAGATCATTATACAAGGAACAGTACCATTTCATGAAAATGC atttacaGTAAATTTAATGAGTGGCTCTAGTCTTAATCCTCAATCAGACACAGCTTTACATTTCAACATaagatttaatgaaaattgtgcAGTAAGAAACTCTTTACAGAATGGATCATGGGGATCGGAGGAGAGAACTGGTGGCATGCCATTTCAGAAAAATTACCCTTtcgaaataataattttatgtcAGCATCATCACTACAAG GTAGCCGTTAATGGAAAACATTTCTGTGAATTTCGCCACCGAATTGCTAAACACCAAGTAAACACTTTGGCTGTTATAAGTCCAGCAGGGCAAGTCAATTCAATCAGATTTGATGGACCAGGAGCAAGC GGAGGTCCACATGGAAAGATAAAGCTTGGtcctttttcatttgaatttggaAATCATGGCCCCCAACATCATAATCCACCGCCG ATGGCACAACCTGCAGGAGGATTTCCACAAGGTGGTGGTTTTCCAGCTGGTGGCTTCCAACCTCCACCCCCACAACCGTCAGGATATCCTGGTGCACCAATGATGAACCCA cCTGTACCACTTGTTACACCAATCCAAGGAGGATTATTTCCCGGAAAAATGATCAATATAAGCGGTGTACCAAATCCAACAGCAACTAG GTTTACAGTAAATCTACAGTGTGGTGCTTATGAAGGATCAGACATAGCTCTTCATTTTGATGTTCGATTTCAAGCTGGTGCAGATTACAACGTAGTCGTACGTAATTCCTGTCAGAACGGAAGTTGGGGTGCAGAAGAAAAACAACTACCATATTTTCCTTTCATGCCCAATGCTAGCTTTGATATGATAGTTCTTGTAGAACAGAACCAATTCAAG GTAGCCGtaaataatcaacatttattCGCCTTCAGTCATCGTATTCCATTTCAAAGAGTGGACTCCCTAGTCATAAAAGGAGACGTCCGTCTTAGTCAAGTTCGCTTCCAGTAA
- the LOC134712080 gene encoding galectin-4-like isoform X2, with amino-acid sequence MAYAGSVVNPPLPYLGGIPGGMTDGRQIIIQGTVPFHENAFTVNLMSGSSLNPQSDTALHFNIRFNENCAVRNSLQNGSWGSEERTGGMPFQKNYPFEIIILCQHHHYKVAVNGKHFCEFRHRIAKHQVNTLAVISPAGQVNSIRFDGPGASMAQPAGGFPQGGGFPAGGFQPPPPQPSGYPGAPMMNPPVPLVTPIQGGLFPGKMINISGVPNPTATRFTVNLQCGAYEGSDIALHFDVRFQAGADYNVVVRNSCQNGSWGAEEKQLPYFPFMPNASFDMIVLVEQNQFKVAVNNQHLFAFSHRIPFQRVDSLVIKGDVRLSQVRFQ; translated from the exons ATGGCTTACGCAGGATCAGTTGTCAACCCA CCTCTTCCATACCTCGGGGGAATACCCGGTGGAATGACAGATGGCCGACAGATCATTATACAAGGAACAGTACCATTTCATGAAAATGC atttacaGTAAATTTAATGAGTGGCTCTAGTCTTAATCCTCAATCAGACACAGCTTTACATTTCAACATaagatttaatgaaaattgtgcAGTAAGAAACTCTTTACAGAATGGATCATGGGGATCGGAGGAGAGAACTGGTGGCATGCCATTTCAGAAAAATTACCCTTtcgaaataataattttatgtcAGCATCATCACTACAAG GTAGCCGTTAATGGAAAACATTTCTGTGAATTTCGCCACCGAATTGCTAAACACCAAGTAAACACTTTGGCTGTTATAAGTCCAGCAGGGCAAGTCAATTCAATCAGATTTGATGGACCAGGAGCAAGC ATGGCACAACCTGCAGGAGGATTTCCACAAGGTGGTGGTTTTCCAGCTGGTGGCTTCCAACCTCCACCCCCACAACCGTCAGGATATCCTGGTGCACCAATGATGAACCCA cCTGTACCACTTGTTACACCAATCCAAGGAGGATTATTTCCCGGAAAAATGATCAATATAAGCGGTGTACCAAATCCAACAGCAACTAG GTTTACAGTAAATCTACAGTGTGGTGCTTATGAAGGATCAGACATAGCTCTTCATTTTGATGTTCGATTTCAAGCTGGTGCAGATTACAACGTAGTCGTACGTAATTCCTGTCAGAACGGAAGTTGGGGTGCAGAAGAAAAACAACTACCATATTTTCCTTTCATGCCCAATGCTAGCTTTGATATGATAGTTCTTGTAGAACAGAACCAATTCAAG GTAGCCGtaaataatcaacatttattCGCCTTCAGTCATCGTATTCCATTTCAAAGAGTGGACTCCCTAGTCATAAAAGGAGACGTCCGTCTTAGTCAAGTTCGCTTCCAGTAA